The Lepus europaeus isolate LE1 chromosome 1, mLepTim1.pri, whole genome shotgun sequence genome contains the following window.
GCATTTCCTTCATCGATAAGTCTATTGTACAGcacgtgtgtgtgttcatgtaacTCTAAGGTTTCTCTAAAACATGTTCAGCAAGACATGCTGGATAAGCATGTCTGGGAGAGCGGCTGCATGTCCTTGTGAAGCCAATGTTCTCACAAGGGCTCAATGCTCTTCTTGTTAGTAGATCACAAACTATCCTTAAACAGTCCCCATGGTCACACTCTGTGTTCTaggaagaaaatatcttcactaGGAGTGCATTGGCAGAAACCTTATTCTCCACAGCCAATGATATtccttacagaattagaaaaaatccAAAACTCATATGTAATCAGGAAAGTCCCAGAATAGACAAGGCTATCCTAagcaagaaaaaccaagctggaAGCATcccaacaccagatttcaaagcatactacaaagctgtagtaattaaaacagcatagtgctggcataaaaactgacacatagatcagtggaacagaatagagaacccaggaATTAACCCATGTACACACAGCTGactgatttttaacaaaaactcTCAGAGCATGCAATGGAGTaagaataatctcttcaacaaatggtgctggcaaaactggatgtatatacatagaagaataaaattagatccaTGCCTCTCACCACAGACAAAAATCAACTCCAGATGAATCATAGACCTCATTTGAAGACCTGATACTATGAAGCTACTGGAAGAAGATGTAAGAGAAGCACTGCAAGGCCTTGGTGTAAGGGACTACCACTTGAACAAGACCCCCAAAGTACAGGCatcaaaagaaaaactaaacaaatgggattatatcaaactcagaaacttctgcacagcatAGGAAAGGATCAATAGGGTGAAGacacatccaacagaatgggaaaaatatttctaagctgcctatccaacaaaggattaattaatatccagaatatatcagcaacctggggcctgcattgtggtgtagctggtacagccatcacctgcaacacgGATATTCCACATGGGAGCTGCATTCAGTCCTCGttactccacttgcaatccagctcccagctaatggcctggaaaaaacagcagaagatggcccaagtgttcaggcccctgctacccatgtgggagacccagatgaagctcctggctcctggttttggcctcctctagccattgtggccatctttggAGTGAACAAGCGATGGAGGatatctgtctcttctctttctataactttgactttcaaaataaataaatctttcaaaactatttttaaaaataagcaacttaaaaaactcaacaacaacaaaagcaatcaatccagttaagaaatgagtaaaGGACCTCCATAGACAGCTTTCAAAAGAACTACAAAAGaccaacaaaaatatgaaaaaatgctaaaCAGCACtagctgtggtggaatgagaaggccatgccaagatggctgctgacaacagaaactgcctggcaacaggatatgattggatggttttggaaaacaCATGACAACGGagctgactgacaacaggctgtgattggatggtttcagaaactgcctggcaacagagcctgactggcaacaggctgtgattggatggcttcggaaactgcctggcaacagggtgtgattggttagggcatagaccgccccttgaccggattggctgccttggctatataagctgctatagcaactgaaataaatgagtctgcaggctgctcacctctggcctgctttcacctgactcctggggtctgtgtggtgaccccGTGCCTCTTGACCCCACCACCctcttcctctcagaacgaatccacagcaacaaatagccatgagagaaatgcaaattaaaaccacaaagagatatcACCTCgttcctgtcagaatggctaaaatccaaaggACAGAGGGTAAAAACTGAGGCACCAGATGTGGAGAAAGGGCAACATGTATATACtcttgttgggaatgtaaattaatgcagccaGTATATATTCCCACTAAGCTAGGTTCTTTTGGTTTTGTACTTATTAagtttcttatttggtgaagcagtAAGCCTTTGTACTGTaaggtaaaattaaaagaaaggggtATGAAGAGAGAGTTAAAAGgagagagtcagagggagggagagaggaagggaatatcattatagtcTTAATatcatatctatgaaatatattgaatctgttaaaaactaattaaatatttttaaaagatgaatatttacaaacaaaaaccaaaatttttcaaaatttttgtttatttttaaagcaagggagatagaaaaaaagaaagagaaagaaagaaagaaagaaagaaagaaagaaagaaagaaagaaagaaagaaagaaagaaagaaaggaagaaagaaagaaagaaaggaaggaaggaaggaaggaaggaaggaaggaagaaagaaagaaagaaagaaagtaagaaagaaagaaagatgataaagagagagggaaagatctcccacccactggttcatgactcaaatgtctgaaacaaatgaggctgggccaggtggaagccagaagccaggaacttaatctggatctcccatgtggatgccaggaacccaagtacttgacacttgcctgctgtctcccggggtctgcatgaacaggaagctggaatcagctgTAAGTTGAACCTAGGCAGTCCGCTATAGGATGCATGTGACCAAAGTGGTATCTTACCCATGacaccagatgcctgccctgcCACCACTATATTCATAACTTCTATGACATCACCCTGTCTTTAGACTCCACATATTAGTGAAGTCATGCGATCCAGTCTTGTGCTTGGCTTGTTTCACTTCACGTAAGAAATACTacactagtcccggttggggcgccgggttctatcccggttgcccctcttccaggccagctctctgctatggcctggtagtgcagtggaggatggcccaagtgcttgggccctgcacccgcatgggagaccaggaagaaccacctggctcctggcttcggatcagagtgatgcaccggccgcagcggccattggagggtgaaccaatggcaaaaaggaagacctttctctctgtctctctctctctctcactatccactctggctgtcaaaaaaaaaaaaaaaaaaaagacagtatggTTTTCTCACCTTATCagagtgcattctctctctctctctctctctctctctctctctctctctctctctctctctctttttgacaggcagagtggacagtgagaaacagagacagaaagaaaggtcttccttttccgttggttctcccaacaatggccactgcagctggcaatgcgctgatctgaagccaggagccaggtgcttctcctggtctccatgcaggtgcagggcccaaagatttgggccatcatccactgcactcccgggtcacagcagagagctggcctggaagaggggctataggacagaatgtggcgccccgaccgggactaaaacccaggatGCCaaagccacaggtggaggattagcctatagagccacAGCGATGGccaagattttctcttttttaacatGCTACATCCACTCCAAAGCATCTGTGCTGAGACACCATCATGTCTTTCCATTGTCCAGTACTAGGCATGCGTGGCGTCAAGTGTAGGGATGTCTATTGCAACCCTTGCACTGCATGATCTACTAAATGGCGGAGATTTGGGGAAGAGCTGTTGAAGAATTAAAGCACAGTGTCACGCCCTCCACATAGAGCTCAGGAGAACAAACAAATGATGCCTGTGCAGCCAAGACCTCCATGGCCTCAGGGTTAGcaactctgtgtctctgtgttctGCAAACTAGTCTACATTTgtacttgtttttgtttgtggttTAAATTGGTACATAGTCTGGTCTGGGGCTTGCGGGGAACCGTGGCGGAGAGGTACAAAGCCTGTCTCCAGAGGCCATGCCTGCTATGTAAATAATATTCTggttagaaaataagaaagagctTGGAAACTGAAGCACACAGGTAGCAAAATGCAAGAAACCTGTGATTTTTAGCCTTTCTGCTTCTAGAGATTTTCTTTTAGTAGCCTCAGAGTTTCAGATGGATTAAAGAAGAGGAGTAGAGTGAGCACTCTGTCACCGAAGTAGCAATGCCTTGGAATAAAGTCAGCTTGTACATCCTCTAGCTGTGCAGTGAGCTGTTGCAATGACTGGGCAATTGATGCGAATTTTCTGCATTAAATTATCATCTGCAACATTGTGAACATGATCTCCATTGAAAATACTTAATAGAATATGTATCATAGCCAAATATTACAACGATACTTTTctgacacatttaaaaatatccaatAATCATTCTGCAACAAAAACTATGATGTAACAAGGACGGCCCACCTGATTAATATTCTCAGTGTGTCAGAGCTGGGAACGTAGGAAATGGTCAGGAAGTCTCCATTGATTAGGTTATTGAATGACtaaatgatcttttaaattaTCTCAATACAATATTTCAAATGTTGATACTCTTTCTaaagattatttttgtttatttgtaagtaatagtgaaagagagagaaggagacagagagatcttgtgcccatccactggtccattccccaaacagTCGGAAAGTTTGGGAttgaaccaggctaaagccaggagcctagaattccatccagatcttccaagtggatggcagggcccaaccacttgagctaccCTCCAttgcccttccaggcacattagtagggagctgggttggaagtgaaggagctagaactcgaaccagtgctagATGTCACAAGAAGTGGCTTACTCCACTGTGGCACAACTTCCACCCCCCTGTCTACCTTCTTACTCAGAAGCTCGTTCAAAAGAAAGTTCACCAACGCTAAGCAAAGACCATTCTTGGACATATGTGGTGCAGGACAAAGGTTTTTATTTAGTTACTGTTTCCAGGCATAAAAGGAAAGTTGACGAATGGGGTGGGTTGTGGAGAAAAAAGGGGGTTTTAGTTGGCAGCAATGGTCTGCTTAATCCAGCTCACGTAGTTGCAGACCTTGGTGTAGACTCCAGGCTTGTTCTTCTGGGCACAGCCATAGCCCCAGGACACAATGCCCTGGAGGGCTCCGTTGCAGACCACGGGGCCACCAGAGTCACCCTGTGCAAGAGAGGAGACAGTCAGGGCTCTTGTTCATCAACAAGAGATGAGATGCAGGTGCTCTTTCCTGTGCCGGGGCCATTTTCTCAGCTGCTTATTCTCCATGGGACGCCTTCTTTGTCCTTGGAAATCAAGCCTGCAGTCTCCTTACCATATCCATAGCCCTGCTACCCTGCTTCTAGTCCCTTCTCTTTCCTTAGGTAccagggagaccaagaggagcgAATCCAAGACAATGCAGGTGCTTCCTAACTAGCTCTTTGTAAAAGGGTTCTCTTCCACAATCTCCCTCCTTAGAGGGTGTCTGGACATACAATCTGCACAGCATTATTTGTGTCTCTCTTTACAATTGACCCCAGCTACCAAtatcacaaaaagaaaattcaagattTGTCCCAAAGCTGTCCCTTGCCTCTCAGCCATTTACCATCAGTCCAGTGATAGTTTTATTATCTCTGTGTTTCAGAAAAGGGAAAACACAGTGGAGAAGAGCAAGACTGAGTGGATGGAGGCACAGAAAGAAACTCACCTGGCAAGAGTCCTTTCCGCCCTCCAGGAAGCCCAAGCAGAACATGTTGCTAGTGATCTGGTTTGGGTAGGAACTGCGGCAGGAGGAATCAGAGAGGATGGGAGCCTTCAGACACTGCAGGAGATCAGGGTTGTTGGCTGTCGAGTGCAAGAGTGACAACAGAAAACAATTAGCCACAAGGCTCTTGGAAATACACTCCTCAATATTTCTGTCCTTTACCCAATATTCCCACTCTTTCTCTCAATTTTCCAAAAGCTTCCAGTTTGGGTAGCAACCTAGAACACTTTCCAGTGGTTACAGAACTCTTTCCAAGTGGATCTCATAAACAAGTTGTTCTTTCTTTGACACTTGCATCACTTGCCATAGATTTCTAGCCTAAGAGATGTCATTTCCCATTTAGGGATGTACTCTGGGAGTGACATATTCCTTGGCCTCTGTTCTACCTACCTCCTTAGTTTTTTCCCAACACTCATCATGCCTCCATATCTTTATCATGGTTCAGGTTGGGGGTTTTATGCGTACTATCAGCAATGGAAACTTCCTGATTTAGATTAGATTTAGATTTAGATATCCTCCAAGACTCTCTAAGTCCCTAAACTGGCCTCTGGGGCTCCCACTTGAGTGAGACTTTGACCCTTAGCATGCCTTTCTCTCCCAGTATTCAGACTCAGCATTTCTGTCCCAGGAGATACTTACTGCCACTGCTCAGGGTGTTGCCCCAGCCAGACACAAGGCACTGAGTACCAGCAGACGCACAGGAACTTGGCAGAGAGACTGCGGCCACTTTGGAGTTGAGGGAGGCGGCTGACTTCAGTTTAATCAGCATGATGTCATTATTTAGTGTGGATGAACTGTAGCTGGGATGGCGGATGACCTTGGAAGAGCTGATGAATTGCTCACTGCCCTCACTGACCTTAATGTTGTGTTCTCCCAGACGCACCTGGATTTGGCTGAATTAAAGGATTAAATGTTTATTCAGTGTTCAGCTTGAGCTGCTTCTCCTTCCCCTGACCTTCCAGTCATGTAGATAAACATTGCCCTCTTCAGACATTGACTTACACTCTTGAGGTGCAGGTGGAGTCTGCCTTAGGGGAGTGTCGCTATAAGTACAGAATCATGGCCCACCAATTTATTGGAGTAGTCAGAAACAAGAATGGGAACTAAGCTCCCGGAAAACAACTGGGGATGAGAGGGGAGTTGGTAGAACTTTGTCAACACCTGCCATTTCTCCTCTTGATAGGGTCACTGATTATCAGAGTGAGAGGAGACAGGAGTAAGCAATATGGCAGAAAACCAAGGGAGAAGAGTGAATCATACTGTTTGTAATCTACTGGAAACTTGATGCATTTTTGTTATCTCTACAGCCATTTTCTGTGGTTGAGCTATGATGATTAGGGCTACGTCTTGATTCATGTTCTTAGACCCTTTCTAAGGAGACTTTCTCACTCATTACTTCCCTCCATGTCTTAGTACCATCATTTGGGAAGATATCACAGAATTCTAAGGGTACCCTCTGTGCTCATGTCCCTCAATACCTCACACAATGACTGAAGGCCTCTCTCCCAAAGGACAACTCTCTAGCTGGCCCTACAGAGAGCTCTGGGAAAGATAGAGAAGCAGCTTAGGAATGTGAGTATTGATTACTTACGACTTGTAACAATGAGCTGCAGACACCACCCACTGGCTGTTGATGAGGGAGCCCCCACAGAAGTGGTAGCCAGAGTTCAGAGACACCTGGTAGGGGACGGAATTCGCCTGACAGGTGTAGCCACCTACGATCTTATCATCATCGTCATCACTGCTGGTGGGGAaagcaactgacaaggaagagtTGAGAGAATTATCTGTTGGATAAATCCATCTTGCAACTTCTACTTCACCACTTCTTTCAGATCAGCATGAAAAGTACAACTTCTCTTTTCTTGCATAATCAAGGAATGGTAGTTTTGAGATAATTATTGGAAAGTCCATTTTTCAACACGTTTTAGGCACTTGTATTATTGTAAGTATTTGATTTTTGATTTATGCGTTAAATTTGACAATTATGTTGTTTGTTTATGTATCAATTCAGaaacacacatgcaaacataCGTGTTCACAAACTCACAAAGATCGGAGCACTACTAACTGAGAATACAAGGAAGACCAGCCTTACAATTGTGTATAAAGCTTTGCAGTAGTCATAGTTGTATT
Protein-coding sequences here:
- the LOC133764006 gene encoding serine protease 1, with product MKTFLFLAFLGAAVAFPTSSDDDDDKIVGGYTCQANSVPYQVSLNSGYHFCGGSLINSQWVVSAAHCYKSQIQVRLGEHNIKVSEGSEQFISSSKVIRHPSYSSSTLNNDIMLIKLKSAASLNSKVAAVSLPSSCASAGTQCLVSGWGNTLSSGTNNPDLLQCLKAPILSDSSCRSSYPNQITSNMFCLGFLEGGKDSCQGDSGGPVVCNGALQGIVSWGYGCAQKNKPGVYTKVCNYVSWIKQTIAAN